The proteins below come from a single Arthrobacter sp. zg-Y1171 genomic window:
- a CDS encoding NADP-dependent isocitrate dehydrogenase encodes MAEKIKVVGSVVELDGDEMTRIIWQFIKDRLINPYLDVDLKYYDLSIQNRDATDDQVTIDAANAIKEHGVGVKCATITPDEARVEEFGLKKMWVSPNGTIRNILGGVVFREPIIISNIPRLVPGWNKPIIIGRHAHGDQYKATNFKVPGAGTLTLTYTPADGSEEIKQQVVTYNEDGGVAMGMYNFNDSIKDFARASFAYGLQRNYPVYLSTKNTILKAYDGQFKDLFQEVFDAEFKDQFEAAGLTYEHRLIDDMVASAMKWEGGYVWACKNYDGDVQSDTVAQGFGSLGLMTSVLMTPDGQTVEAEAAHGTVTRHYRQHQQGKPTSTNPIASIFAWTRGLMHRGKLDNTPEVIRFAETLEDVVIKTVESGKMTKDLALLVGPDQAYLTTEEFLAALDENLKARLGAEVAA; translated from the coding sequence GTGGCTGAGAAAATTAAGGTTGTGGGCTCTGTAGTAGAGCTCGACGGCGACGAGATGACCCGCATCATCTGGCAGTTCATCAAGGATCGCCTGATCAACCCGTACCTGGACGTAGACCTGAAGTACTACGACCTCTCCATCCAGAACCGCGACGCGACCGACGACCAGGTCACCATCGACGCAGCCAACGCGATCAAGGAACACGGCGTAGGCGTCAAGTGCGCCACGATCACCCCCGACGAAGCACGCGTCGAGGAATTCGGCCTGAAGAAGATGTGGGTCTCCCCGAACGGGACCATCCGCAACATCCTGGGCGGCGTGGTCTTCCGCGAACCGATCATCATCTCCAACATCCCGCGCCTGGTCCCGGGCTGGAACAAGCCGATCATCATCGGCCGCCACGCCCACGGCGACCAGTACAAGGCCACGAACTTCAAGGTTCCCGGTGCCGGTACCCTGACGCTGACCTACACGCCCGCCGACGGCAGCGAAGAAATCAAGCAGCAGGTTGTTACGTACAACGAAGATGGCGGCGTCGCCATGGGTATGTACAACTTCAACGATTCCATCAAGGACTTCGCGCGCGCTTCCTTCGCCTACGGCCTGCAGCGCAACTACCCGGTGTACCTCTCCACCAAGAACACGATCCTGAAGGCCTACGACGGCCAGTTCAAGGACCTGTTCCAGGAAGTCTTCGACGCCGAGTTCAAGGACCAGTTCGAAGCAGCCGGCCTCACTTACGAGCACCGCCTGATCGATGACATGGTTGCCTCCGCGATGAAGTGGGAAGGCGGCTACGTCTGGGCCTGCAAGAACTACGACGGCGACGTCCAGTCCGACACCGTGGCACAGGGCTTCGGCTCGCTGGGCCTGATGACCTCCGTGCTGATGACCCCGGACGGCCAGACCGTCGAGGCAGAAGCTGCACACGGTACGGTTACCCGCCACTACCGCCAGCACCAGCAGGGCAAGCCCACCTCCACGAACCCGATCGCCTCGATCTTCGCGTGGACCCGTGGCCTGATGCACCGCGGCAAGCTGGACAACACCCCCGAGGTCATTCGCTTCGCCGAGACCCTTGAAGACGTTGTCATCAAGACGGTCGAATCCGGCAAGATGACCAAGGACCTGGCACTGCTGGTCGGCCCGGACCAGGCCTACCTGACCACGGAAGAGTTCCTCGCCGCACTGGACGAGAACCTCAAGGCCCGCCTGGGCGCCGAGGTTGCAGCCTAA
- a CDS encoding bile acid:sodium symporter family protein, producing the protein MSNSTTAQPAAKSAEERSARIAVTVFPLLIVAGGAVALFFPQAFTGLSGYINPGLMLIMFGMGLTLTLPDFALVLRQPLPVLLGVVAQYLIMPLLGFGIAWALQLSPELAAGVILVGCAPGGTASNVVTYLARGNVALSVAMTSVSTLLAPLLTPLLALWLAGRYMAVDAGSMAWSIVQIVLIPVVLGLAIRYLAPRVVDRVLPVLPWISVLAITFVVIAVVSGSAEAIFTAGWLILLAVVLHNGLGLGLGYGAAKLFRQPIPSRRTMAIEVGMQNSGLAAGLARQYFAPEAALPAAVFSVWHNVSGALMAAIWQRRPTS; encoded by the coding sequence ATGTCGAACTCCACCACTGCGCAGCCCGCCGCGAAGAGCGCCGAAGAGCGAAGCGCCCGCATAGCGGTAACCGTGTTCCCGCTGCTGATTGTTGCCGGGGGAGCGGTGGCCCTGTTCTTCCCGCAGGCCTTCACCGGACTGTCCGGCTACATCAACCCCGGGCTGATGCTCATTATGTTCGGGATGGGCCTGACCCTGACCCTGCCGGATTTCGCGCTGGTTCTCCGGCAGCCGCTGCCCGTCCTCCTGGGAGTGGTTGCGCAGTACCTGATTATGCCGCTGCTAGGTTTCGGCATCGCCTGGGCGCTGCAGCTCAGCCCAGAACTCGCGGCCGGCGTGATCCTGGTGGGCTGTGCCCCCGGCGGTACGGCGTCGAACGTGGTGACGTACCTGGCCCGCGGCAACGTAGCCCTTTCCGTCGCCATGACGTCGGTTTCCACACTCCTTGCGCCGCTGCTGACCCCGCTCCTCGCGCTGTGGCTCGCCGGCCGGTACATGGCGGTGGACGCCGGGTCAATGGCATGGTCCATTGTCCAGATTGTGTTGATCCCGGTGGTGCTGGGCCTGGCCATCCGGTATTTGGCGCCCCGGGTGGTGGACCGGGTCCTGCCTGTCCTGCCCTGGATTTCGGTGCTGGCCATTACCTTCGTGGTTATTGCCGTGGTGTCGGGCAGCGCCGAAGCCATCTTTACCGCAGGCTGGCTGATCCTGCTGGCGGTGGTGCTGCACAACGGCCTGGGACTTGGGCTGGGTTACGGCGCAGCGAAACTGTTCCGGCAGCCGATTCCCTCGCGCCGGACCATGGCCATTGAAGTGGGTATGCAGAACTCCGGGCTGGCCGCGGGACTTGCCAGGCAGTACTTCGCTCCCGAAGCGGCCCTGCCTGCAGCGGTCTTCTCGGTCTGGCACAACGTCAGCGGTGCCTTGATGGCAGCCATCTGGCAGCGGCGCCCCACCAGCTGA
- a CDS encoding glutamate--cysteine ligase: MGAEVTSRTFSRAQRTAYRQRLLENLDHFAHFLSTAQFADTASIGLELELNLTNRDFSPALRNTAVLERIADPAFQTEIGAFNIEMNHPALSVAQFGLKELEDSLRVQLNRADERAAQEAADIMMVGILPTLTPRFMDGWDWLSSGQRYAALNTSVLQARGEDVLLDLSGPEPLSFYAQNIAPEAACTSVQLHLEVSPEQFAPAWNAAQMIAGPQVALAANSPIFMEHVLWHETRIELFKQAIDTRPPEMRNQGVRPRVWFGERWITSIFDLFEENVRYFPALLPELSGSGTEATAFGAPLLPELRLHNGTVYRWNRPIYDPGSGTPNLRLENRVLPAGPSVLDVVANAAFYYGLVEYIRTADRPLWSRIAFKTASDNFLACARYGLEAAVYWPGIGEIPVAELIVRHLIPQAAEGLRELKVDSSLIDRYLSVVAERARTEQNGAAWQIATLRRLEDAGMPRPAALGELSRLYWENMHTNAAVHSWPVG; encoded by the coding sequence ATGGGCGCAGAAGTTACGAGCAGGACCTTCAGCCGGGCGCAGCGCACGGCTTACCGGCAGCGCTTGCTGGAAAACCTGGACCACTTCGCTCACTTCCTTTCCACCGCGCAGTTTGCGGACACGGCCAGCATTGGCCTGGAACTGGAGCTGAACCTGACCAACCGTGATTTCTCCCCCGCCCTCCGCAACACGGCTGTCCTTGAGCGAATCGCCGATCCGGCCTTCCAGACCGAAATCGGCGCCTTCAACATCGAGATGAACCACCCCGCACTGTCGGTGGCACAGTTTGGATTGAAGGAGCTCGAGGACAGCCTCCGGGTGCAGCTCAACCGTGCCGATGAGCGTGCCGCCCAGGAAGCGGCAGACATCATGATGGTGGGCATCCTCCCCACCCTCACCCCCCGCTTCATGGACGGATGGGATTGGCTCAGCAGCGGGCAGCGTTATGCCGCCCTGAACACGTCGGTCCTCCAGGCCCGGGGAGAAGACGTCCTCCTCGACCTGTCCGGCCCGGAGCCGTTGTCCTTCTACGCACAGAACATCGCGCCTGAGGCTGCGTGCACATCGGTCCAGCTGCACCTGGAAGTCTCGCCCGAACAGTTTGCTCCGGCCTGGAACGCGGCACAGATGATCGCAGGCCCCCAGGTTGCCCTTGCCGCCAATTCACCCATCTTCATGGAACATGTGCTGTGGCACGAGACCCGGATTGAACTCTTCAAGCAGGCCATAGACACCCGGCCGCCGGAGATGCGCAACCAAGGGGTACGCCCCCGTGTCTGGTTCGGGGAAAGGTGGATTACCTCGATCTTCGATCTCTTCGAAGAAAACGTGCGCTATTTCCCTGCCCTGCTTCCGGAGTTGTCCGGCAGCGGAACGGAAGCCACCGCTTTCGGTGCCCCGCTGCTGCCCGAGCTGCGCCTGCACAACGGCACGGTCTACCGCTGGAACCGGCCGATCTACGACCCCGGCAGCGGCACACCCAACCTGCGTCTGGAGAACCGGGTGCTGCCGGCCGGCCCGTCCGTCCTGGACGTCGTCGCCAACGCCGCGTTCTACTACGGGCTCGTGGAGTACATCCGCACAGCTGACCGGCCGCTGTGGAGCCGCATTGCCTTCAAGACGGCGTCGGACAACTTCCTGGCCTGCGCCCGGTACGGACTGGAGGCAGCAGTCTATTGGCCGGGCATCGGCGAGATTCCGGTGGCCGAACTGATTGTGCGCCACCTGATTCCGCAGGCCGCCGAGGGCCTGAGGGAACTGAAAGTGGATTCCTCCCTGATCGACCGCTACCTGAGCGTGGTGGCCGAACGTGCCCGCACGGAGCAGAACGGCGCTGCCTGGCAGATCGCCACGCTGCGCCGCCTCGAGGATGCCGGGATGCCGCGGCCGGCGGCCCTGGGCGAGCTCTCCCGGCTCTACTGGGAGAACATGCACACCAATGCGGCTGTCCACTCCTGGCCGGTCGGCTGA
- a CDS encoding phage holin family protein, with the protein MSTELPPTPAQAKAESTSLGDLLGQVTQDMSTLMRQEVELAKVELKQSATRAGTGAGMFAGAAVAGYFVLLFLSVALWYALGTTAIGFGWSAVIVAVIWAIVAAVLASRGRKEMKKIKGMPQTSETLQEIPQTMKPSEETR; encoded by the coding sequence ATGAGTACCGAACTCCCTCCCACACCAGCACAGGCTAAGGCTGAGTCCACGTCCCTGGGCGATCTGCTCGGCCAGGTGACGCAGGACATGTCCACCCTCATGCGTCAGGAAGTGGAGCTGGCGAAGGTCGAACTGAAGCAGTCCGCAACCCGCGCAGGCACGGGTGCCGGAATGTTCGCAGGAGCGGCCGTCGCAGGCTACTTCGTACTCCTCTTCCTCTCGGTCGCCCTGTGGTACGCACTGGGCACGACGGCGATCGGCTTCGGCTGGTCCGCAGTGATCGTGGCGGTTATCTGGGCCATCGTCGCTGCCGTCCTCGCCTCCCGCGGACGCAAGGAAATGAAGAAGATCAAGGGCATGCCGCAGACGTCCGAGACGCTGCAGGAGATCCCCCAGACTATGAAACCAAGCGAGGAAACACGATGA
- a CDS encoding DUF3618 domain-containing protein: MSENPDEIRADIEATRRRLGTNVDAVADKVTPSHIVQRQTDKMKDKVFGVKDRVMGVADSVGNSASNTGSNIGGSVSDMGSSVSDGMSAAGSAVQGAPAKLAGQAQGNPIAAGLIAFGAGLLAATLIPASDKERVAADNIKTAAQPMTDELAGAAKEMAEGLKEPAQEAVENIKATATDAAQNVKSEGQAAAADVKDSASEAPQNVKNA, from the coding sequence ATGAGTGAAAACCCGGATGAGATCCGCGCCGACATCGAAGCAACCCGCCGGCGCCTAGGCACCAACGTGGACGCCGTGGCGGACAAGGTAACTCCTTCCCACATCGTTCAGCGCCAGACGGACAAGATGAAGGACAAAGTATTCGGAGTGAAGGACAGGGTGATGGGTGTGGCCGATTCAGTAGGTAACAGCGCGAGCAATACCGGCAGCAACATCGGCGGCAGCGTGTCCGACATGGGCAGCAGTGTTTCGGACGGCATGTCTGCCGCCGGCTCCGCCGTCCAGGGTGCACCGGCGAAGCTCGCCGGCCAGGCGCAGGGCAACCCCATTGCCGCAGGTTTGATTGCCTTCGGCGCCGGCCTGCTGGCGGCAACGCTGATCCCCGCCAGCGACAAGGAGCGCGTCGCTGCTGACAACATCAAGACCGCCGCGCAGCCGATGACCGACGAACTGGCAGGCGCAGCCAAGGAAATGGCTGAAGGCCTCAAGGAACCGGCCCAGGAAGCGGTCGAGAACATCAAGGCCACTGCCACGGACGCCGCGCAGAACGTGAAGTCCGAAGGCCAGGCAGCCGCCGCGGACGTCAAGGATTCCGCTTCCGAAGCGCCGCAGAACGTGAAGAACGCCTAG
- a CDS encoding Gfo/Idh/MocA family protein translates to MTAVQHIPTPPCVQPGAPSPVQSTGRTLRWGVVATGNIAERVTEDIARLEDAVLQAVSSRRRATAEEFAARFGFASSYFDSDDASGYDLLFADPDVDVVYIGTPHAQHYRIARRALEAGKHVLCEKSLTINARETEDLIELARSRNLFLMEAVWTRFLPCINRIWELIASGELGDINWVQADLGFPAPYDPASRLWDPAAGGGALLDLTVYPLTFALGALGYPETVHAVGSINADGVDTQNALTLGYPSGGLAQLTSSLVSSCPRTAVISGTRGWLRTGAPLHNPVELTIVPQDGEARVERFPQVGNGYAYELREVTRCIQAGMVESPTMTWADSLRTMRLFDAVRAQIGVLYANDKATVPAD, encoded by the coding sequence ATGACTGCCGTTCAACACATACCCACCCCGCCCTGTGTCCAGCCGGGAGCTCCCAGTCCCGTCCAGTCCACGGGACGAACCCTGCGCTGGGGCGTAGTCGCCACCGGGAACATTGCCGAGCGTGTCACTGAAGACATCGCCCGGTTGGAGGACGCCGTCCTGCAGGCGGTCAGTTCCCGCCGCCGGGCCACGGCCGAGGAGTTCGCCGCCCGCTTCGGTTTCGCCAGCAGCTACTTCGACTCAGACGATGCCTCGGGCTACGACCTGCTCTTTGCCGATCCCGATGTCGACGTCGTCTACATCGGGACCCCGCACGCCCAGCACTATCGGATTGCCCGGCGGGCTCTGGAGGCCGGCAAACACGTACTGTGCGAAAAGTCGCTGACCATCAATGCCCGCGAAACCGAGGACCTGATCGAACTGGCCCGGTCCCGCAACCTGTTCCTCATGGAAGCGGTCTGGACCCGTTTCCTGCCCTGCATCAACCGCATCTGGGAACTCATTGCCTCAGGTGAGCTCGGCGACATCAACTGGGTGCAGGCAGACCTGGGCTTCCCGGCACCGTATGACCCTGCCAGCAGGCTCTGGGACCCGGCGGCGGGCGGAGGCGCACTGCTGGACCTGACCGTCTATCCGCTCACTTTTGCCCTGGGCGCGCTGGGCTACCCGGAGACGGTCCACGCAGTAGGCAGCATCAACGCCGACGGCGTGGACACACAGAACGCCTTGACGCTCGGGTACCCGTCCGGCGGCCTGGCGCAGCTGACCTCGTCTCTGGTCTCCTCCTGCCCGCGGACCGCGGTCATTTCCGGCACCAGGGGCTGGCTCCGCACCGGCGCACCCCTGCATAACCCGGTGGAGCTGACCATCGTGCCGCAGGACGGCGAGGCCCGCGTGGAGCGGTTCCCGCAGGTCGGCAACGGCTACGCGTACGAGCTGCGCGAGGTGACCCGCTGCATCCAGGCGGGCATGGTGGAAAGCCCCACCATGACGTGGGCGGACTCCCTGCGGACCATGCGGCTCTTTGACGCGGTACGGGCGCAGATCGGCGTGCTGTACGCCAATGACAAGGCCACTGTCCCCGCTGACTGA
- a CDS encoding sugar-binding protein, with protein MRKFAKSFAVAATVAALSLSACGRTEETASGAEEGFDDGASIGVALPQKTSENWVLAETLFNDGLKEAGYEGQVQFANGGVSEQQNQISSMITNGVEVLIVGAIDGSQLGSQLQDAKDAGITVIAYDRLLTNTENVDYYVAYDNFKVGQLQGQALLDGLKEKKPEGPYNIELFAGSPDDANAQVFFDGAMDVLQPEIEAGNLVVGSGQTEFNQAVTQGWKAENAQKRMDTLLSSNYASQELDGVLSPNDTLARAVLTSVSGAGKTLPVITGQDSEVESVKLIMEGKQYSTINKDTRNLVNQSIDMVKALGAGEEVEINDDESYDNGKKVVESYLLEPVIVTKANAAEAYANDPTLSELTK; from the coding sequence ATGCGTAAATTCGCAAAGTCCTTCGCCGTTGCGGCAACGGTGGCAGCATTGTCGCTGTCCGCCTGCGGCCGTACCGAAGAAACCGCTTCCGGCGCCGAAGAAGGCTTCGACGACGGGGCATCCATCGGCGTTGCCCTGCCGCAGAAGACCTCGGAAAACTGGGTGCTGGCAGAGACCCTCTTCAACGACGGCCTCAAGGAAGCCGGCTACGAAGGCCAGGTCCAGTTCGCCAACGGCGGCGTGTCCGAACAGCAGAACCAGATCAGCTCCATGATCACCAACGGTGTCGAGGTCCTGATTGTGGGTGCCATTGACGGCAGCCAGCTCGGCTCGCAGCTGCAGGACGCCAAGGACGCCGGCATCACCGTCATTGCCTATGACCGTCTGCTGACCAACACTGAAAACGTTGACTACTACGTGGCCTACGACAACTTCAAGGTCGGCCAGCTGCAGGGCCAGGCCCTGCTGGACGGGCTGAAGGAGAAGAAGCCCGAAGGCCCGTACAACATTGAGCTGTTCGCCGGTTCTCCGGATGACGCCAACGCCCAGGTCTTCTTCGACGGCGCCATGGATGTCCTCCAGCCGGAGATCGAAGCAGGAAACCTCGTGGTCGGTTCCGGCCAGACCGAGTTCAACCAGGCCGTCACCCAGGGTTGGAAGGCGGAGAACGCCCAGAAGCGCATGGACACCCTGCTCTCCAGCAACTACGCCTCCCAGGAACTGGACGGCGTCCTCTCCCCCAATGACACCCTGGCCCGCGCCGTCCTGACCTCGGTCTCCGGCGCCGGCAAGACGCTGCCCGTCATCACCGGCCAGGACTCCGAGGTGGAATCCGTCAAGCTCATCATGGAAGGCAAGCAGTACTCCACCATCAACAAGGACACCCGCAACCTGGTGAACCAGAGCATTGACATGGTCAAGGCACTGGGCGCCGGTGAAGAGGTCGAAATCAACGACGACGAGAGCTACGACAACGGCAAGAAGGTAGTCGAGAGCTACCTTCTGGAGCCGGTCATCGTCACCAAGGCAAACGCTGCCGAGGCCTACGCGAATGACCCCACGCTCTCCGAGCTGACCAAGTAA
- the mmsB gene encoding multiple monosaccharide ABC transporter permease: MNAIKQLLGGNGRQFGMIFALAILVGLFQVLTGGKTLTPTNMINLFNGNSYILILAVGMVFVIIAGHIDLSVGSVAAFSGIVVAMAMRDWGLPWYAGILLGLLVGAAIGAWQGLWVAYVGIPAFIVTLAGMLIFRGANQWVGKSNTVPVPSEFQFIGAGYLPEGGPIPGYNNLTLLLGLILCAAVIYGEMRKRSRNAKLGTANPPAWVPVVKIGLLCAVILYATYLFATGRPGTSFPVSGIILGVLVLFYGFVSNKTILGRHVYAVGGNRHAAELSGVQGKKVNFMVMMNMSILAALAGMIFVARSTASGPFDGTNWELDAIAAVFIGGAAVSGGVGTVVGSIVGGLVMAVLNNGLQLLGVGADTTSMIKGLVLLLAVALDVYNKTQGKPSITGLLMRNFGGNKPKPAPAVVDATPEMPTGTKTVISTDA, translated from the coding sequence ATGAACGCCATCAAGCAACTCCTGGGCGGCAACGGCCGCCAATTCGGGATGATCTTCGCCTTGGCCATCCTGGTCGGCCTGTTCCAGGTCCTCACCGGAGGCAAGACCCTGACGCCCACGAACATGATCAACCTGTTCAACGGCAACTCCTACATCCTGATCCTGGCCGTGGGCATGGTCTTCGTGATCATCGCCGGCCACATCGACCTCTCGGTGGGATCCGTCGCCGCGTTCTCGGGCATCGTCGTCGCAATGGCCATGCGGGACTGGGGCCTGCCCTGGTACGCGGGCATACTCCTGGGCCTGCTGGTGGGCGCCGCAATCGGCGCCTGGCAGGGCCTGTGGGTGGCGTACGTCGGAATCCCGGCGTTCATCGTGACGCTGGCAGGCATGCTGATCTTCCGCGGAGCCAACCAGTGGGTGGGCAAGTCCAACACGGTTCCGGTCCCCTCCGAATTCCAGTTCATCGGCGCAGGCTACCTGCCCGAGGGCGGCCCGATCCCCGGCTACAACAACCTGACGCTGCTGCTGGGCCTGATCCTCTGCGCCGCAGTGATCTACGGCGAAATGCGCAAGCGTTCCCGCAACGCCAAGCTGGGCACCGCCAACCCGCCTGCCTGGGTTCCGGTGGTCAAGATCGGCCTGCTCTGCGCCGTCATCCTCTACGCCACGTACCTCTTCGCCACGGGCCGTCCCGGCACGTCCTTCCCAGTATCGGGCATCATCCTGGGCGTCCTGGTCCTCTTCTACGGCTTCGTCTCCAACAAGACCATCCTCGGCCGCCACGTCTACGCGGTGGGCGGCAACCGGCACGCAGCAGAGCTCTCCGGCGTGCAGGGCAAGAAGGTCAACTTCATGGTCATGATGAACATGTCGATCCTGGCCGCCCTGGCCGGCATGATCTTCGTGGCCCGCTCCACCGCCTCCGGTCCGTTTGACGGCACCAACTGGGAACTCGACGCCATTGCCGCCGTCTTCATCGGCGGAGCGGCCGTGTCCGGCGGCGTCGGCACCGTGGTCGGTTCCATCGTGGGCGGCCTGGTCATGGCCGTCCTGAACAACGGCCTGCAGCTGCTCGGCGTGGGCGCGGACACGACCTCCATGATCAAGGGCCTGGTCCTGCTCCTCGCCGTCGCACTGGACGTCTACAACAAGACCCAGGGCAAGCCCTCCATCACCGGACTGCTGATGCGCAACTTCGGCGGCAACAAGCCCAAGCCGGCCCCCGCCGTCGTCGACGCCACCCCGGAAATGCCTACGGGCACCAAGACCGTCATCTCCACTGACGCCTAG
- the mmsA gene encoding multiple monosaccharide ABC transporter ATP-binding protein has translation MSPSPFILEMHSITKEFPGVKALADVALNVRAGEIHAICGENGAGKSTLMKVLSGVYPHGTYTGEIVFQGKPVQFRDIRSSEAAGIVIIHQELALIPELSIAENIFLGNEPTRFGVIDWDKVNFDTLDLMERVGLQEDPTTPIKDLGVGKQQLVEIAKALNKRVQLLILDEPTAALNETDSQHLLGLMSGLRDKGISCIMISHKLNEIEQIADSITIIRDGRSVETIDVAAEGADEDRIIRGMVGRSLESRFPDHTPTIGETFFEVRGWTVGHPSVADRLVCKGADFHVKRGEIVGFAGLMGAGRTELARSVFGRSYGNFISGQIIKDGKEITLKTVHSAINHGLAYVTEDRKTLGLNLLDDIKATTVSADLKKITRGLVVDNDAEFRHAEEYRKSLRTKAPTVDEGVSKLSGGNQQKVVLAKWMFTDPDLLILDEPTRGIDVGAKYEIYGIIQQLANQGKGVIVISSELPELLGLSDRIYTIFEGAITGEVSKAEANQENLMRLMTSPARKPADYATQGTLS, from the coding sequence ATGTCGCCTAGTCCATTCATTCTGGAAATGCACTCCATCACCAAGGAGTTCCCCGGCGTCAAGGCCCTCGCGGATGTGGCCCTGAACGTCCGGGCCGGCGAAATCCACGCCATCTGCGGAGAAAACGGCGCAGGAAAATCCACGCTGATGAAGGTCCTCTCCGGCGTCTACCCCCACGGTACGTACACCGGAGAAATCGTCTTCCAGGGCAAGCCCGTCCAGTTCCGCGATATCCGGTCCAGCGAAGCCGCGGGAATTGTCATCATCCACCAGGAACTGGCGCTGATTCCCGAACTCTCCATTGCCGAGAACATTTTCCTGGGCAATGAACCCACCCGGTTCGGCGTCATCGACTGGGACAAGGTCAACTTCGACACCCTGGACCTCATGGAACGGGTCGGACTCCAGGAAGACCCCACCACGCCCATCAAGGATCTGGGCGTGGGCAAGCAGCAGCTGGTGGAGATCGCCAAGGCACTGAACAAACGGGTACAGCTGCTGATCCTCGACGAGCCCACCGCAGCGCTCAACGAGACCGATTCCCAGCACCTGCTGGGCCTGATGTCAGGCCTGCGGGACAAGGGCATCTCCTGCATCATGATCTCGCACAAGCTCAATGAAATTGAGCAGATTGCGGATTCCATCACCATCATCCGCGACGGCCGCTCGGTCGAGACGATCGACGTTGCCGCCGAAGGCGCGGACGAAGACCGCATCATCCGCGGCATGGTGGGCCGTTCGCTGGAGTCCCGGTTCCCGGACCACACCCCGACGATCGGTGAAACGTTCTTCGAGGTCCGCGGTTGGACCGTGGGCCACCCCTCCGTCGCGGACCGCCTGGTCTGCAAGGGCGCGGACTTCCACGTAAAACGCGGCGAGATTGTCGGATTCGCCGGACTGATGGGCGCCGGACGCACCGAGCTGGCCCGTTCCGTTTTCGGCCGCTCCTACGGCAACTTCATCTCCGGCCAGATCATCAAGGACGGCAAGGAGATCACCCTCAAGACGGTGCACTCCGCGATTAACCATGGCCTGGCCTACGTCACTGAAGACCGCAAGACCCTGGGCCTGAACCTCCTGGACGACATCAAGGCCACCACGGTTTCGGCAGACCTCAAAAAGATCACCCGGGGCCTGGTTGTCGACAACGACGCCGAGTTCCGCCACGCGGAGGAATACCGCAAGAGCCTGCGCACCAAGGCACCCACTGTCGATGAGGGCGTTTCCAAGCTCTCCGGCGGCAACCAGCAGAAGGTCGTCCTGGCCAAGTGGATGTTCACCGACCCGGACCTGCTGATCCTGGACGAACCCACCCGCGGCATCGACGTGGGCGCCAAGTACGAAATCTACGGAATCATCCAGCAGCTCGCGAACCAGGGCAAGGGAGTCATCGTGATCTCCTCTGAGCTCCCCGAGCTCCTGGGCCTCTCCGACCGTATCTACACCATCTTCGAAGGGGCGATCACCGGCGAGGTCTCCAAGGCGGAGGCCAACCAGGAGAACCTCATGAGGCTCATGACCTCCCCCGCCCGGAAGCCCGCCGACTACGCCACTCAAGGAACACTTTCATGA